The Hyphococcus flavus genome contains a region encoding:
- a CDS encoding TylF/MycF/NovP-related O-methyltransferase, producing the protein MSFKPDYDNPFEHENHFYLTADPTRMAKMLAHVDLYKRSIGLAGAVVECGVFKGASLMRFATLRRLFETETARKIIGFDIFGQFPDTAYEADKKKLKDFWEQAGRESISREELTAALERHGLDGNVELVAGDVLETIPAYIKAHPELKISFLNLDTDVYEPAKCIMEHLYDRVVPGGVILLDDYAVWAGETNAVDEFLADRGVRIEKPSFAATPCYIIKE; encoded by the coding sequence ATGAGTTTCAAGCCCGATTACGACAATCCCTTCGAACACGAGAACCATTTTTATCTGACTGCAGACCCTACCCGCATGGCGAAGATGCTCGCCCATGTGGATCTTTATAAACGCTCGATCGGCCTTGCCGGTGCGGTTGTGGAATGCGGCGTTTTCAAGGGCGCTTCGCTTATGCGTTTTGCGACGCTGCGCCGGTTGTTCGAAACAGAGACGGCAAGGAAGATCATCGGGTTCGATATTTTCGGCCAGTTTCCTGATACGGCTTATGAGGCAGATAAGAAAAAGCTCAAGGACTTCTGGGAGCAGGCAGGGCGCGAGTCGATAAGCCGCGAGGAGTTAACGGCCGCGCTGGAGCGCCACGGCTTGGACGGGAATGTAGAACTTGTGGCCGGGGACGTGCTTGAAACTATTCCCGCCTACATCAAAGCGCATCCGGAACTAAAGATTTCATTCTTGAATCTGGACACGGACGTCTACGAACCCGCGAAATGCATCATGGAGCATTTGTATGATCGGGTCGTGCCGGGAGGCGTTATTCTCCTGGATGACTACGCCGTCTGGGCGGGTGAGACGAACGCCGTGGACGAATTTCTGGCTGATCGTGGCGTCCGAATTGAAAAGCCGTCCTTTGCCGCGACTCCCTGCTACATTATCAAAGAGTAA
- a CDS encoding N-acetylneuraminate synthase family protein, translating into MDAPKVVAEIGCNHKGDLDVAKKMVVVAASFCEADAVKFQKRNNRELLPEDQYNAPHPNPINSYGPTYGEHREYLEFNLDQHRELKAFCEEQDVIYSTSVWDVTSAKEIASLEPDFIKVPSASNLHFEMMKVLRDDYGGKVQLSLGMTTQAEEDKIIAFYEENGRAKDLLIYACTSGYPVPIEDVALLEITRLQEKFGGVVDGVGFSGHHLGIAVDIAATTLGAKWIERHFTLDRTWKGTDHAASLEPDGLRRLCRDARAVAGALTYKKEEVLPIEQVQRDKLKWRAD; encoded by the coding sequence ATGGATGCTCCCAAAGTCGTTGCGGAGATTGGATGCAACCATAAGGGCGATTTAGATGTCGCCAAGAAAATGGTCGTCGTTGCGGCAAGTTTTTGCGAGGCGGATGCTGTAAAGTTCCAGAAACGCAACAATCGGGAGCTGTTGCCGGAAGACCAGTACAACGCCCCTCATCCTAATCCGATAAATTCCTACGGCCCCACATATGGAGAGCATCGTGAATACCTTGAATTCAATTTAGACCAGCATCGGGAACTAAAAGCCTTCTGCGAAGAGCAGGACGTGATTTACTCAACTTCCGTCTGGGATGTAACGTCTGCAAAGGAAATAGCATCCCTTGAGCCTGATTTTATCAAGGTACCCTCTGCCTCGAACCTGCATTTTGAGATGATGAAAGTGCTGCGCGATGATTATGGCGGTAAAGTGCAGTTGTCTCTCGGCATGACGACGCAAGCGGAAGAAGACAAGATTATTGCGTTCTATGAGGAAAATGGACGCGCCAAGGACTTGCTCATTTACGCTTGCACATCCGGATATCCCGTTCCGATCGAGGATGTAGCGTTGTTGGAAATTACCCGTCTGCAAGAGAAATTCGGGGGCGTTGTCGATGGAGTTGGGTTTTCGGGCCATCATTTGGGAATTGCCGTCGATATTGCGGCGACAACGCTTGGGGCCAAGTGGATCGAGCGTCATTTCACGCTTGATCGCACCTGGAAGGGCACTGATCATGCGGCCTCGCTTGAGCCTGACGGTTTACGGCGCTTGTGTCGTGATGCGCGCGCCGTAGCGGGAGCGTTAACTTACAAGAAAGAAGAAGTGCTGCCGATTGAGCAGGTCCAGCGCGACAAATTGAAATGGCGCGCAGACTAG
- a CDS encoding phytanoyl-CoA dioxygenase family protein, producing the protein MKMPGEDVKMVSGSASKDTEIYKLKSALKASEERIEALLTERDQAISALSATQNSFPFKLGAVLTYPLRLIRSRDARLLGSKVEPPAPRNKHAGVPTREYRSWVEAGCPNNAKQRRRSKPTMPDNSEDPFLQPPSSTLADPSSHEFYKQNGFAVFRGLYDPQYCKAAAAKFKKDLVTGDYLADPHTTLNVAEAYTPSREILFDQQVLEVMRKCIGDDIKFLQWSTYQLNHMSFPWHRDAAYRSFGKGHDWDESVNPYLVAKIIVYLECSDFALGVHAGSHGMDVDRKAIPADRKEHHEIKLHHRSAPADLKGTPCLAHASAGDAIVFDQRLIHCGRLLDDKDDSFTRLISSDKSFVSFIFGADNPHSYRYYSYFAKERDFGIAPMGDELVAQLKSAGLYLSIGQENYFDAHPEQREHLWLPERETD; encoded by the coding sequence ATGAAGATGCCAGGTGAAGATGTGAAGATGGTTTCCGGCAGTGCAAGCAAGGATACGGAAATTTATAAGCTGAAATCGGCTTTGAAAGCTTCGGAGGAGCGTATCGAGGCGCTTTTGACGGAGCGGGATCAGGCCATATCAGCGCTTTCAGCGACCCAAAATTCCTTTCCTTTTAAGCTCGGCGCAGTCCTGACTTACCCATTGCGCCTTATCCGGTCTCGTGACGCACGCCTGTTGGGCAGTAAAGTTGAGCCCCCAGCGCCGCGGAATAAACACGCAGGCGTTCCGACACGTGAGTACCGGTCATGGGTCGAAGCAGGTTGCCCGAATAATGCGAAGCAACGCCGTCGAAGCAAGCCGACGATGCCGGACAATTCGGAAGACCCGTTTTTGCAACCGCCTTCATCGACTTTGGCGGACCCATCTTCTCATGAATTTTACAAGCAAAACGGTTTCGCGGTGTTTCGTGGGTTATATGATCCTCAGTATTGCAAGGCGGCAGCGGCGAAGTTCAAGAAAGATTTGGTGACCGGCGATTATCTTGCCGACCCGCACACAACTCTTAATGTGGCGGAAGCCTATACGCCTAGCCGGGAGATACTCTTTGACCAGCAAGTGCTAGAGGTAATGCGAAAATGCATTGGCGACGACATCAAATTTCTGCAGTGGTCGACCTATCAGCTTAATCACATGTCTTTTCCCTGGCACAGGGATGCGGCGTACCGTTCCTTTGGCAAGGGGCATGATTGGGATGAGTCTGTGAATCCTTACCTTGTTGCAAAAATTATTGTTTATCTTGAGTGCTCCGATTTTGCGCTCGGCGTTCACGCTGGCTCGCATGGAATGGATGTTGACCGGAAAGCTATACCCGCAGACCGCAAGGAGCATCACGAAATAAAGTTACATCATAGAAGCGCGCCTGCCGATTTGAAAGGCACTCCCTGTCTGGCGCATGCATCAGCTGGTGATGCGATCGTGTTTGACCAGCGGTTAATTCATTGTGGCCGCTTGCTTGATGATAAAGACGACAGTTTCACGAGGCTTATCAGTTCGGATAAGTCGTTCGTTTCATTCATTTTCGGCGCAGATAATCCCCACTCATATCGTTACTACTCTTATTTCGCCAAGGAACGGGATTTTGGCATCGCCCCCATGGGGGATGAGCTGGTTGCGCAGCTAAAATCGGCGGGGCTCTATCTCTCGATTGGTCAGGAAAATTATTTCGATGCGCATCCCGAACAGCGTGAACATCTTTGGCTGCCGGAAAGGGAAACGGACTAG
- a CDS encoding alpha-2,3-sialyltransferase, translated as MTSQTENSATRRLTAPAVYPSKLYGHFSIGADPVTARLHARRKEPLFIICPGPTSLEIDPAQVVGNGVIFRMNTFFIEEQARFSKKIDAYFWSNGNDVLYDELQRAIEVENYEIDSFFSPLLLRREDKNPKKVREYQKLFQPASDHWAVIGLNPVLGREMMGRPLPTQAFQTLATGAVMGFEEIHLIGVDMYSDKTRRYAYDYPERMKAKVDEKHYAPSYERGAHGHERDLIFLETIRSQFPNTRIYNASRVSPLKEFLPNSPLMENAPLSSVSMISTGAPKKQRSAHHNALRHRVLKWARTLKAKTLNILGAGK; from the coding sequence ATGACAAGCCAGACTGAAAATTCAGCAACACGCCGCCTCACGGCGCCAGCCGTTTATCCAAGCAAGCTCTATGGTCATTTCAGCATCGGCGCAGACCCTGTCACGGCAAGGCTTCATGCACGCCGCAAAGAACCGCTCTTTATTATTTGCCCAGGCCCGACGAGCCTTGAAATCGACCCGGCGCAGGTCGTGGGAAATGGCGTTATTTTCAGAATGAATACGTTCTTTATTGAAGAACAGGCGCGGTTCAGCAAAAAAATCGACGCTTACTTCTGGAGCAATGGTAACGATGTTCTGTATGATGAACTTCAACGCGCTATTGAAGTCGAGAATTATGAAATCGACTCGTTTTTCTCTCCATTACTGTTACGGAGAGAGGACAAAAACCCGAAGAAAGTCCGCGAGTATCAAAAACTCTTCCAGCCAGCCTCTGATCACTGGGCGGTGATCGGGCTAAATCCGGTTCTGGGTCGCGAAATGATGGGCCGCCCCCTGCCGACACAGGCGTTCCAGACACTTGCAACGGGCGCTGTCATGGGATTCGAGGAAATTCACCTGATCGGCGTCGATATGTATTCAGACAAAACGCGCCGTTATGCATATGACTATCCGGAACGCATGAAAGCGAAAGTCGATGAGAAGCATTATGCGCCTTCATACGAACGCGGCGCCCATGGTCATGAACGGGATCTGATTTTTCTTGAAACCATTCGCAGCCAGTTTCCAAACACGCGTATCTACAATGCGTCGCGCGTATCGCCTCTGAAAGAGTTTCTGCCAAACTCTCCCCTCATGGAAAACGCACCTCTGAGCAGCGTCTCTATGATTTCGACTGGAGCACCCAAGAAGCAACGTTCAGCGCATCACAACGCCCTAAGACACAGGGTTTTAAAGTGGGCCAGGACCCTAAAAGCCAAAACTTTGAATATCCTCGGCGCAGGCAAGTAA
- a CDS encoding phytanoyl-CoA dioxygenase family protein — MFDKTALDEKGFTVAKNVLDEECLARFQDRVAALVLQEAERHDPKLREKLSSLSSYDLCHQGLIELRNASAEAMRRVVDTAKISSELMSVIYSPAMTEITAEAIPGAKETGVLFSYPNFRADLPTTFGEEHDKFALPWHQESGYYKTQASATTSLVFHMTLFDCPKEGGAVEVKPGSHLLNEVEHAVYFKDPENKRHRRVEVSDPRLNDFETDWLETDRGDVGLFKFQLFHRSGVNQSELVRYSLLIRASAAGAPDLVI; from the coding sequence ATGTTTGATAAGACCGCGCTAGATGAAAAAGGCTTTACCGTCGCCAAGAATGTACTTGATGAGGAGTGTTTAGCGCGATTTCAGGATCGTGTCGCCGCCCTGGTGCTTCAGGAAGCGGAACGCCACGACCCGAAACTGAGGGAAAAACTTTCATCGCTCTCCTCATATGACCTTTGCCATCAAGGTCTGATTGAACTCCGCAATGCCTCAGCCGAGGCCATGCGCCGGGTCGTCGATACGGCGAAAATCTCTTCAGAACTCATGTCGGTGATTTATTCGCCGGCGATGACCGAGATCACTGCCGAGGCAATTCCAGGCGCGAAAGAAACAGGCGTACTTTTTTCTTATCCGAATTTCCGCGCCGATCTGCCGACAACCTTTGGCGAAGAACATGATAAATTCGCTCTGCCCTGGCATCAGGAATCCGGTTATTATAAAACACAAGCATCAGCGACTACATCGCTTGTATTTCACATGACATTGTTCGATTGCCCTAAGGAAGGCGGCGCTGTTGAAGTAAAACCCGGCTCGCATCTTCTAAACGAAGTTGAACACGCGGTTTATTTCAAAGATCCTGAAAACAAGCGCCACCGCCGGGTTGAAGTCTCAGACCCTCGGCTGAACGATTTCGAAACGGATTGGCTTGAAACCGATCGCGGTGATGTCGGGCTGTTCAAGTTCCAGCTCTTTCACCGGAGCGGCGTCAACCAGTCCGAGCTTGTTCGTTACAGCTTGCTGATCCGCGCCTCTGCTGCCGGCGCGCCTGATCTTGTGATCTGA
- a CDS encoding glycosyltransferase family 2 protein, with amino-acid sequence MHPKVSVIIVNYNSGPRLEKCVAHLRAQTFSDFEILVVDNASADGSADFTQTDGAITLIKAEGNIGFAAANNLASYRAQGEWLAFLNPDAYADPDWLKELISAIARHPQAEAFGSTQLDDADKTRIDGAGDVFHAFGIPYRGLYGRRAELVPEEGECFAPCAAAAIYRKSTFKSLGGFNERFFCYIEDVDLGFRLRLAGGMSIQVPAAIVRHEGSALTGRSSDFTIYHGHRNRIWTYFLNMPLPLLIATAPFHYFANTYFAFRFLLIGKGTAYFRALRDAHRDLRETFAARRKRQLTRKAKTCEIARALTWSPFKVMTRNADIRQRRRA; translated from the coding sequence ATGCACCCCAAAGTCTCTGTTATTATTGTAAACTACAATTCCGGTCCGCGGCTGGAAAAGTGTGTTGCGCACTTGCGCGCGCAAACATTCAGTGATTTCGAAATTCTTGTCGTTGATAACGCGTCAGCCGACGGCTCGGCGGATTTTACCCAAACTGACGGCGCGATCACCTTGATCAAGGCTGAGGGCAACATCGGCTTCGCTGCCGCGAACAACCTTGCGTCATATAGGGCGCAGGGTGAGTGGCTTGCTTTTCTTAATCCCGATGCCTACGCCGACCCTGACTGGCTGAAAGAACTCATTTCGGCAATTGCACGACACCCGCAAGCCGAAGCGTTCGGCTCCACACAACTGGATGATGCTGACAAGACGCGCATCGACGGTGCAGGCGATGTATTCCACGCATTTGGCATACCTTATCGCGGCCTTTACGGCCGGCGGGCCGAGCTTGTGCCCGAAGAAGGAGAATGTTTCGCGCCATGCGCAGCCGCCGCCATCTATCGCAAATCCACATTTAAGTCCTTAGGCGGGTTTAACGAGCGATTTTTTTGTTACATCGAAGATGTCGATCTCGGTTTTCGGCTACGTTTGGCTGGCGGGATGTCCATCCAGGTTCCCGCCGCCATCGTGCGGCATGAAGGATCGGCTCTGACCGGCCGAAGCAGCGATTTCACGATTTACCACGGGCATCGTAACCGCATTTGGACCTATTTTCTAAACATGCCGCTGCCGTTGCTGATCGCAACAGCGCCGTTCCACTATTTTGCCAATACCTATTTCGCCTTCAGGTTTTTATTGATCGGAAAAGGGACCGCCTATTTCCGCGCGTTGAGGGATGCGCACCGCGACTTACGTGAAACTTTCGCTGCTAGACGGAAACGTCAATTAACAAGGAAAGCCAAGACGTGCGAAATCGCTAGAGCGCTGACATGGTCTCCCTTCAAAGTTATGACTCGCAATGCCGATATAAGACAGAGACGCAGGGCCTGA
- a CDS encoding TylF/MycF/NovP-related O-methyltransferase: MADKKDSSSGGVFYGNLEKNRNTESQLGWYQQMADFANENDWRPRDQAANFPVFATRQEITRFIEAYEFYNLIRTTPGCIIECGVASGFFLMAMAHFCAIFEGYHYTRRIIGFDTFEGFTEPSPEDLSSGAAHLKKGGLKFETHDLLQRAIELYDGNRPIGHIPKVELVKGDMSKTLPEFIESNPSLIVGMLHLDVDLFEPTKNTINLLMERIPKGGVIIFDEPNHKDYPGETIAMMQTVGIPNLRLERLPISTMAAYARVE; this comes from the coding sequence ATGGCTGATAAAAAAGACAGCTCTTCCGGTGGCGTTTTTTACGGAAATCTCGAGAAAAACCGGAACACTGAGAGCCAATTAGGCTGGTATCAGCAGATGGCTGATTTCGCCAACGAGAATGACTGGCGCCCGCGAGATCAAGCCGCAAATTTCCCTGTCTTCGCGACCCGGCAGGAAATCACGCGCTTCATTGAAGCTTACGAATTTTACAACCTGATCCGCACAACCCCTGGGTGCATCATCGAATGCGGGGTCGCCAGCGGCTTTTTCCTGATGGCGATGGCTCACTTTTGCGCCATTTTTGAGGGGTACCACTACACCCGTAGGATCATCGGCTTTGATACGTTCGAGGGCTTCACAGAGCCTTCGCCCGAAGATCTCTCCAGCGGCGCGGCGCATCTGAAAAAAGGCGGGCTCAAATTCGAGACCCATGACCTGTTGCAGCGAGCCATTGAACTCTATGACGGCAATCGCCCGATCGGGCACATTCCCAAGGTGGAACTGGTCAAAGGTGATATGTCCAAAACCTTGCCGGAATTTATCGAAAGCAACCCGTCCCTTATCGTCGGCATGCTGCATCTTGACGTCGATTTGTTCGAGCCGACAAAGAACACCATCAATCTGTTGATGGAGCGCATACCGAAGGGTGGCGTCATTATCTTTGACGAGCCCAATCACAAAGATTATCCCGGCGAGACCATCGCCATGATGCAAACTGTGGGCATACCCAATTTACGCCTTGAGCGTCTTCCCATCTCAACAATGGCGGCATACGCGAGAGTAGAGTGA